Proteins encoded within one genomic window of Brachybacterium sp. P6-10-X1:
- a CDS encoding M20/M25/M40 family metallo-hydrolase, whose protein sequence is MPIADPTADELVQLQDEAVEFTRDLIRIDTSNFGGDDPASWGPGEAEAADYVVAKLREVGLAPEVHESAPGRPSVFARLPGRDRERGGLILHGHLDVVPARAEDWSADPFGAEIRDGMIYGRGAVDMKDMVGMILALARHLARTGQTPPRDLLFAFFADEENRGIWGSEWIVEHRPHLFDGMTEAISEVGGYSITLPEQDTGEQVRAYLLQTAEKGLVWGRLRAAGRAGHGSVPNHENAIVRLSRAIAAIDEHVFPTEFIASVRALFDGVTEITGIGWDEDDVDAFLPLMGGARQFVSGTLSDSTNLTMLSAGYKGNVIPQTAEATFDARFLPGHQEQLLTLLDELTGEHVEVIVDDVGNSVDSPREGALVDVMTRSIQAEDPGSRVLPYCLSGGTDNKPLSRELGIIGYGFAPLRLPADLDFAPLFHGVDERVPIEAVRFGARVLLRLARDC, encoded by the coding sequence GTCCAGCTGCAGGACGAGGCGGTGGAGTTCACCCGCGACCTGATCCGGATCGACACCAGCAACTTCGGTGGGGACGACCCCGCGAGCTGGGGCCCGGGTGAGGCGGAAGCGGCGGACTACGTGGTCGCGAAACTGCGCGAGGTGGGACTCGCGCCCGAGGTGCACGAATCCGCGCCGGGTCGGCCCAGCGTCTTCGCGCGGCTGCCCGGCCGGGATCGCGAGCGCGGCGGCCTGATCCTGCACGGCCACCTGGACGTGGTGCCGGCGCGCGCCGAGGACTGGTCGGCCGACCCCTTCGGCGCCGAGATCCGCGACGGGATGATCTACGGCCGCGGCGCCGTGGACATGAAGGACATGGTCGGGATGATCCTGGCCCTGGCGCGGCACCTCGCCCGCACCGGGCAGACGCCGCCGCGTGACCTGCTGTTCGCGTTCTTCGCCGACGAGGAGAACCGCGGCATCTGGGGCTCGGAGTGGATCGTCGAGCACCGGCCTCACCTGTTCGACGGCATGACCGAGGCGATCAGCGAGGTCGGCGGCTATTCGATCACCCTGCCCGAGCAGGACACCGGCGAGCAGGTGCGCGCCTACCTCCTGCAGACCGCGGAGAAGGGACTGGTGTGGGGCCGGTTGCGGGCGGCGGGCCGCGCCGGGCACGGCTCGGTCCCCAACCACGAGAACGCCATCGTGCGTCTGTCCCGCGCGATCGCCGCGATCGACGAGCACGTCTTCCCCACCGAGTTCATCGCGAGCGTCCGCGCCCTGTTCGACGGGGTCACCGAGATCACCGGCATCGGCTGGGACGAGGACGACGTCGACGCGTTCCTGCCGCTGATGGGCGGGGCACGCCAGTTCGTCTCCGGCACGCTCAGCGACTCGACGAACCTGACGATGCTCAGCGCGGGATACAAGGGCAACGTCATCCCGCAGACCGCCGAGGCGACCTTCGACGCCCGCTTCCTGCCCGGCCATCAGGAGCAGCTGCTCACGCTGCTGGACGAGCTGACCGGCGAGCACGTCGAGGTGATCGTCGACGACGTCGGCAACTCGGTGGACTCCCCGCGCGAGGGCGCCCTGGTGGACGTGATGACCCGGTCGATCCAGGCAGAGGACCCCGGATCCCGGGTGCTGCCCTACTGCCTCAGCGGCGGGACCGACAACAAGCCGCTCTCGCGGGAACTGGGCATCATCGGCTACGGCTTCGCGCCGCTGCGGCTGCCTGCCGATCTGGACTTCGCCCCGCTGTTCCACGGCGTCGACGAGCGGGTTCCGATCGAGGCGGTCCGGTTCGGGGCGCGGGTGCTGCTGCGCCTGGCACGCGACTGCTGA
- a CDS encoding HPr family phosphocarrier protein → MPERTVKIASTSGLHARPAAIFSQAASEQMVEVTIETDGAGPVKASSILKLLTLNADHGDEVTLRSEGEGAEDALDALADLLEKNLDENL, encoded by the coding sequence ATGCCAGAACGTACCGTGAAGATCGCCAGCACCAGCGGGCTCCATGCGCGCCCCGCGGCGATCTTCTCCCAGGCGGCCAGCGAGCAGATGGTCGAGGTCACCATCGAGACGGACGGTGCCGGTCCGGTCAAGGCCTCCAGCATCCTGAAGCTGCTGACCTTGAACGCGGACCACGGCGACGAGGTGACGCTGCGCTCCGAGGGCGAGGGCGCCGAGGACGCTCTCGACGCTCTCGCCGACCTGCTGGAGAAGAACCTCGACGAGAACCTCTGA
- a CDS encoding ABC transporter ATP-binding protein, whose protein sequence is MSTLTATDLSKTYLLRDGLRFSRLEAVKAVSFELTPGRTVALVGQSGSGKSTIAKLIAQLETPTSGTLALDGRPVGRRGRALAAYRDQVQMVFQDPFASLNPFHSIGHHLERPLLLHGKATKQTAREKALALLDRVNLSPASAFIDRKPHELSGGQRQRVAIARALAPEPGILVADEPVSMLDVSIRLGVLNLLARLQREENLALLYITHDLATARHFSDEILVMYHGDVVEQGEADDVILNPQAEFTRQLLVAAPEPGANPRFLAEAKRRGVPMPDHLAALEEAP, encoded by the coding sequence ATGAGCACCCTGACGGCCACCGACCTGTCCAAGACCTACCTGCTGCGCGACGGTCTGCGCTTCAGCCGCCTCGAGGCCGTCAAGGCGGTGAGCTTCGAGCTGACCCCGGGGCGCACCGTCGCCCTGGTGGGGCAGTCGGGTTCGGGGAAGTCGACGATCGCCAAGCTGATCGCCCAGCTGGAGACGCCGACCTCGGGAACCCTCGCCCTGGACGGCCGGCCCGTCGGCCGACGGGGCAGGGCACTGGCGGCCTATCGCGACCAGGTGCAGATGGTGTTCCAGGACCCCTTCGCCTCGTTGAACCCGTTCCACAGCATCGGCCACCACCTCGAACGGCCCCTGCTGCTGCACGGCAAGGCCACGAAGCAGACCGCCCGAGAGAAGGCCCTGGCCCTGCTCGATCGGGTGAATCTGTCCCCCGCCTCCGCGTTCATCGACCGCAAGCCGCACGAGCTCTCCGGCGGGCAGCGCCAGCGGGTGGCGATCGCCCGCGCCCTCGCCCCGGAGCCCGGCATCCTGGTGGCCGACGAGCCCGTCTCGATGCTCGACGTGTCGATCCGGCTCGGGGTGCTGAACCTCCTGGCCCGCCTGCAGCGCGAGGAGAACCTGGCTCTGCTGTACATCACGCACGACCTGGCCACCGCCCGCCATTTCTCCGATGAGATCCTGGTGATGTACCACGGCGATGTGGTCGAACAGGGGGAGGCCGACGACGTGATCCTGAATCCGCAGGCAGAATTCACCCGGCAGCTGCTGGTGGCCGCCCCCGAACCCGGCGCCAACCCGCGCTTCCTCGCCGAAGCGAAGCGTCGCGGGGTGCCCATGCCCGATCATCTCGCCGCCCTGGAAGAGGCCCCGTGA
- a CDS encoding TetR/AcrR family transcriptional regulator, with translation MPSTAGRAPDPRPARTKAAIFAAARDLSARDGDVTVNALAQRAGVSRAAFYSHFSGLDDLMGAMLATMFDRQQERSIELAAQGRSIQEMVRVSAATMVAYVAHHHAFLRGALDWKFSHRTYLILVGTLADLHAVALDRLGDQVPLSPPIPQMARYFAGGSLDLLIQWLVDTEQDARAGQELDREPLLAGVLRMLPSWYTGLGPEVPIPEDLVLEWLVADPDDSAA, from the coding sequence ATGCCCAGTACAGCAGGCCGTGCGCCGGACCCCAGACCTGCGCGGACGAAGGCGGCGATCTTCGCTGCGGCACGGGACCTCAGCGCCCGCGACGGTGACGTCACGGTCAACGCGCTCGCGCAGCGGGCAGGCGTCAGCCGCGCCGCGTTCTACAGCCATTTCTCGGGTCTGGACGATCTGATGGGCGCGATGCTCGCGACGATGTTCGACCGCCAGCAGGAACGCAGCATCGAACTGGCGGCGCAGGGGCGCAGCATCCAGGAGATGGTGCGGGTCTCGGCGGCGACGATGGTCGCCTACGTCGCCCACCACCACGCATTCCTCCGGGGCGCGTTGGACTGGAAGTTCTCCCATCGCACGTACCTCATCCTGGTCGGCACCCTGGCCGATCTCCACGCCGTGGCGCTGGACCGGCTCGGTGACCAGGTGCCGCTGTCCCCGCCGATCCCGCAGATGGCGCGCTATTTCGCGGGTGGCTCCCTGGACCTGCTCATCCAGTGGCTGGTCGACACGGAGCAGGACGCGCGCGCCGGCCAGGAGCTCGACCGGGAGCCGCTTCTCGCCGGCGTGCTGCGCATGCTGCCGAGCTGGTACACGGGCCTGGGGCCGGAGGTCCCGATCCCCGAGGACCTGGTCCTGGAGTGGCTGGTCGCCGACCCCGACGACAGCGCCGCCTGA
- a CDS encoding ABC transporter permease, protein MTSTPARFGAAVRRNLTPSLAIGVGLVVMIVLFGLIAPFFTDDPLVVHNYGMQGPSADHLLGTTQTGQDVLAQLAWATRGSLLVGVIVAVLALFLSGFFGILGGYLGGWLDEVFSLFTNVVLILPGLPLMIVIGSYVQQRGLLLIAIILAITSWAAAARVLRSQTLSIRTRDYVQAAKIAGEKPHRIIAVEILPNLLPVMSSGFVFALITAILGEAGLSFIGLGVVGTQTWGSMLFYAQNGQALTLGAWWWFVPPGLLIAVLGCGLSLINFSIDGIINPRLRSAPKQVKQAKKATKAQKKEAMA, encoded by the coding sequence ATGACCTCCACACCCGCGCGATTCGGCGCCGCCGTGCGCCGCAATCTCACCCCGTCCCTGGCCATCGGCGTCGGCCTGGTGGTGATGATCGTCCTGTTCGGTCTCATCGCCCCCTTCTTCACGGACGACCCTCTGGTCGTGCACAACTACGGCATGCAGGGGCCGTCGGCCGACCATTTGCTGGGCACCACCCAGACCGGGCAGGACGTCCTGGCCCAGCTGGCCTGGGCCACCCGCGGATCCCTCCTGGTGGGGGTGATCGTCGCCGTGCTCGCCCTGTTCCTCTCCGGGTTCTTCGGGATCCTCGGCGGCTACCTGGGAGGGTGGCTCGACGAGGTGTTCTCCCTGTTCACCAACGTGGTGCTGATCCTGCCCGGACTGCCGCTGATGATCGTGATCGGCTCCTACGTCCAGCAGCGCGGTCTGCTGCTGATCGCGATCATCCTGGCGATCACCTCCTGGGCCGCCGCAGCGCGGGTGCTGCGCTCGCAGACCCTGTCGATCCGGACGCGCGACTACGTCCAGGCCGCGAAGATCGCCGGCGAGAAGCCGCACCGGATCATCGCCGTGGAGATCCTGCCGAACCTGCTGCCCGTGATGTCCAGCGGCTTCGTGTTCGCGCTGATCACCGCGATCCTGGGGGAGGCCGGTCTGAGCTTCATCGGTCTCGGCGTGGTGGGCACGCAGACCTGGGGCTCGATGCTCTTCTACGCCCAGAACGGGCAGGCCCTCACCCTCGGCGCCTGGTGGTGGTTCGTGCCGCCGGGGCTGCTGATCGCGGTGCTGGGCTGCGGGCTGTCGCTGATCAACTTCTCGATCGACGGCATCATCAACCCGCGCCTGCGCAGCGCACCGAAGCAGGTCAAGCAGGCCAAGAAGGCGACCAAAGCGCAGAAGAAGGAGGCGATGGCATGA
- a CDS encoding MFS transporter, protein MSSCTPETVTIDQHPAAPQDASGPGRHPVVTSLALSAGTAALVGAEFIPAGVLPGMAADLEVSEGRAGLTVAATALAGALTAPTIASVLPRADRRAVLLSLLGLAIVSNLVVAVAPSLSVVLAARVLLGVAIAGFWSFALSVGVHVTGRAALVSTTVALGTSTATIIGVPVSSVLGDVIGWRAVFVLISAVTLVAGGVLWRLLPPVPAQPGAGLAMMRVVLGNRRLVAGVAVIFAAAFANFAAYPYIRVAIEAIDVSMVSVLLLAWGLGGLLGNLAGGALSRWLRWAATAGPVIMAAALILLGTTEQTAVLAVSVVLWGIGFNMVPVTTQLWVSAIEPRRVESAVALQVTAFQVAIMSGAVVGGLLVDHQGPSAAMLLGAGVGGLAAIGFASIAVRPRAA, encoded by the coding sequence ATGTCGAGTTGCACCCCCGAGACCGTCACGATCGACCAGCATCCCGCTGCACCGCAGGACGCGTCGGGCCCCGGTCGGCATCCCGTGGTCACCTCGCTCGCGCTCTCGGCAGGCACCGCCGCGCTCGTGGGAGCAGAATTCATTCCGGCGGGCGTCCTGCCCGGCATGGCCGCGGATCTCGAGGTCTCCGAGGGCAGGGCCGGGCTCACGGTCGCTGCCACCGCCCTGGCCGGAGCGCTCACGGCGCCGACGATCGCCTCCGTCCTGCCGCGTGCCGATCGCCGCGCCGTGCTGCTGTCCCTGCTCGGCCTCGCGATCGTGTCGAACCTCGTCGTCGCCGTCGCGCCGAGCCTCTCGGTCGTGCTTGCCGCCCGGGTGCTGCTGGGCGTGGCGATCGCGGGCTTCTGGTCCTTCGCGCTCTCCGTCGGGGTCCACGTGACGGGGCGCGCGGCGCTGGTCTCCACCACCGTCGCCCTCGGCACCAGCACCGCGACCATCATCGGAGTGCCGGTCTCCTCCGTGCTCGGGGACGTCATCGGCTGGCGGGCGGTGTTCGTGCTGATCTCCGCGGTGACGCTCGTGGCGGGAGGGGTCCTGTGGCGCCTGCTGCCGCCGGTCCCGGCCCAGCCCGGAGCCGGGCTGGCGATGATGCGCGTGGTCCTGGGCAATCGTCGCCTGGTCGCCGGGGTGGCGGTGATCTTCGCGGCCGCCTTCGCGAACTTCGCCGCCTATCCGTACATCCGGGTCGCGATCGAGGCGATCGACGTCTCGATGGTCTCGGTGCTGCTGCTGGCGTGGGGTCTGGGCGGGCTCCTCGGCAATCTCGCGGGCGGGGCGCTGTCGCGGTGGCTGCGCTGGGCGGCCACCGCCGGACCGGTGATCATGGCGGCTGCGCTCATCCTCCTGGGCACCACCGAGCAGACGGCGGTCCTCGCCGTCTCGGTGGTGCTGTGGGGGATCGGCTTCAACATGGTGCCTGTGACGACGCAGCTGTGGGTCTCGGCGATCGAGCCGCGCCGAGTCGAATCAGCCGTGGCGCTCCAGGTGACCGCGTTCCAGGTGGCGATCATGAGCGGTGCCGTCGTCGGCGGCCTGCTGGTGGATCATCAGGGTCCGTCGGCAGCGATGCTGCTCGGGGCCGGCGTCGGGGGTCTGGCCGCCATCGGTTTCGCGTCGATCGCGGTGCGGCCGCGGGCCGCCTGA
- a CDS encoding LacI family DNA-binding transcriptional regulator: MRTGRIGVPAPRSMWSAGSEQFHTLVLRGLEETAIAAGHGVLSEVVDTPQAELAVIRRWAEEHRVDVVVLKDLRRDDPRPAVLRAAGVPFVLAGDVRQSGADAAVLTDNSGATRKLLTDLVAWGHRRIGHVEGPGGLLHTQWRQEAYDAFVAEHDLPSLRHEGDYSAESGSRAAAALLDRDQPPTALVFDNDAMAIGGAARVRGLGLDVPGDVSLVSWDDSLACQVCEPPLAVLGHRAHQLGMDLGRAAAAVLAGTADGMRLVQELPDITPRGSLARVTA; encoded by the coding sequence ATGAGGACAGGGCGGATCGGGGTGCCGGCGCCGCGGTCGATGTGGTCCGCGGGCTCCGAGCAGTTCCACACGCTGGTGCTGCGCGGACTCGAGGAGACGGCGATCGCCGCCGGCCACGGAGTGCTCAGCGAGGTGGTCGACACCCCGCAGGCGGAGCTCGCGGTGATCCGCCGCTGGGCCGAAGAGCACCGTGTCGACGTGGTGGTGCTCAAGGACCTGCGGCGCGACGATCCGCGCCCCGCCGTGCTGCGGGCCGCGGGCGTGCCGTTCGTGCTGGCCGGCGACGTCCGCCAGAGCGGGGCCGACGCGGCGGTGCTGACCGATAATTCCGGGGCGACGCGCAAGCTGCTGACCGACCTGGTCGCCTGGGGCCATCGCCGCATCGGCCATGTCGAGGGCCCGGGCGGCCTGCTGCACACCCAGTGGCGACAGGAGGCCTACGACGCCTTCGTCGCCGAGCACGACCTGCCCTCGCTGCGCCACGAGGGCGACTACAGCGCAGAGAGCGGATCCCGGGCCGCCGCCGCGCTGCTGGACCGGGACCAGCCACCGACGGCGCTGGTCTTCGACAACGATGCCATGGCCATCGGCGGGGCCGCCCGAGTGCGCGGGCTGGGCTTGGACGTCCCGGGGGACGTTTCCCTGGTGTCCTGGGACGACTCGCTGGCCTGCCAGGTCTGCGAACCCCCGCTCGCCGTGCTCGGCCATCGCGCACACCAGCTCGGGATGGACCTGGGCAGGGCGGCCGCAGCCGTGCTCGCCGGGACGGCCGACGGGATGCGTCTGGTCCAGGAGCTGCCGGACATCACCCCGAGGGGTTCGCTCGCTCGCGTCACCGCCTGA
- a CDS encoding ABC transporter ATP-binding protein: MLEEPVLSVEELSVVYEVDPPVHAVQGASFTLRRGEILGLAGESGCGKTTLAYGLNQLHRPPARVSSGAVTFHDNDGGDVDVLSLSGEELRAFRWSKIAMVFQGAMNSLNPVLSIRAQLADVFTTHRPHLEAAERLSRSRELLELVGVDPARLGAFPHELSGGMRQRVMIAMALALDPQLMIMDEPTTALDVVVQREILQEILRLRHELGFAVVFITHDLPMLLEISDRIAIMRGGRIVELDTAENLYFAPRDPYTRRLLGSFPSLTGDAGDFVRAGFDAEETR; this comes from the coding sequence GTGCTCGAGGAGCCCGTGCTGAGCGTCGAGGAGCTGTCGGTGGTCTACGAGGTCGATCCTCCCGTCCACGCCGTCCAGGGCGCATCGTTCACGCTGCGTCGCGGGGAGATCCTGGGCCTGGCCGGGGAGTCCGGCTGCGGCAAGACGACCTTGGCGTACGGCCTGAACCAGCTGCACCGCCCGCCGGCGCGCGTCTCGTCCGGGGCGGTCACCTTCCACGACAACGACGGCGGCGACGTCGACGTGCTCTCGCTGTCCGGGGAGGAACTGCGCGCCTTCCGCTGGTCGAAGATCGCGATGGTGTTCCAGGGGGCGATGAACTCGCTGAACCCGGTGTTGAGCATCCGTGCCCAGCTGGCCGACGTGTTCACCACCCACCGCCCCCACCTGGAGGCCGCTGAGCGGCTGAGCCGCTCGCGCGAGCTGCTCGAGCTGGTCGGCGTGGACCCCGCGCGCCTCGGGGCCTTCCCCCACGAGCTCTCCGGCGGGATGCGCCAGCGCGTCATGATCGCCATGGCCCTCGCGCTGGATCCGCAGCTGATGATCATGGACGAGCCGACGACGGCACTGGACGTGGTTGTCCAGCGGGAGATCCTCCAGGAGATCCTGCGGCTGCGCCACGAGCTCGGCTTCGCGGTCGTCTTCATCACCCATGACCTGCCGATGCTGTTGGAGATCTCCGACCGGATCGCGATCATGCGCGGCGGACGGATCGTCGAGCTGGACACCGCCGAGAACCTCTACTTCGCACCCCGCGACCCCTATACCCGCCGGCTGCTGGGCTCCTTCCCCTCGCTCACGGGGGACGCGGGCGACTTCGTGCGAGCCGGCTTCGACGCGGAGGAGACGCGATGA
- a CDS encoding universal stress protein, giving the protein MNVTRSIVVGYDDTTASTAAVRWAADLARSTDVGLRIVHAWTWPLLGSGMAGVPVIDSAGPRNQALRLLDDVAEDVAAKAPEVTVHTDLIPGSPRDVLDEVSQSADLLVVGTRGLGAVLGTLLGSVSRGLLHDAGSPVAIIRSEHHHAGPVLAAYDGSDAGGEAVDVAADLATTWGSVLRVVHVQDDGHAPYSNSLEAWSGGSRSRSLLDQAAERAGSRHQELTVETRMLEGGSAAAGLLSAAAGARILVMGHRGLSRGPFGSTAHATVLHATGNVLVVRRPAAE; this is encoded by the coding sequence ATGAATGTCACGAGAAGCATCGTGGTGGGCTACGACGACACCACGGCATCGACGGCCGCCGTGCGCTGGGCTGCGGATCTCGCCCGCAGCACGGACGTCGGGCTGCGGATCGTGCACGCCTGGACCTGGCCCCTGCTGGGCAGCGGCATGGCCGGTGTCCCGGTCATCGATTCGGCCGGCCCCCGCAACCAGGCGCTGCGGCTGCTGGACGACGTCGCCGAGGACGTCGCCGCGAAGGCTCCGGAGGTCACGGTGCACACCGACCTGATACCCGGCAGTCCCCGGGATGTCCTCGACGAGGTCTCGCAGAGCGCTGACCTGCTCGTGGTCGGCACTCGCGGCCTCGGTGCAGTGCTGGGCACACTGCTGGGATCGGTCAGCCGCGGACTGCTGCACGACGCGGGCAGCCCGGTCGCCATCATCCGCTCCGAGCACCACCACGCCGGCCCGGTGCTGGCCGCCTACGACGGGTCCGACGCCGGTGGGGAGGCCGTCGACGTCGCCGCGGATCTCGCCACCACGTGGGGGAGCGTGCTCCGGGTCGTGCATGTCCAGGACGACGGCCATGCTCCGTACTCCAACAGCCTCGAGGCCTGGAGCGGGGGGAGTCGTTCGCGGTCCCTGCTCGACCAGGCGGCCGAGCGCGCCGGGTCCCGGCACCAGGAGCTCACCGTGGAGACACGGATGCTCGAGGGGGGATCGGCGGCAGCGGGCCTGCTCTCCGCCGCTGCTGGCGCCCGCATCCTGGTGATGGGCCATCGCGGATTGAGCCGGGGGCCGTTCGGCTCGACCGCCCATGCCACCGTCCTGCACGCGACGGGGAACGTCCTCGTCGTCCGCCGTCCGGCAGCGGAGTGA
- a CDS encoding ABC transporter permease, translating to MHLLRKLGFYLVALWAAVTLNFFIPRLLPGSPVDAVLAKLALRGPVSPGTRRSIEIMLGADDDTSLIQEYVAYLGGLFSGDLGVSVTYFPTPVTEIIAQALPWTLMLVGMATILTFILGMALGTVAGWKRGSWLDSLIPATTILQAVPYFWLALLFIYVLSVNLDIFPIAGGYDASLVRPALDYPFLSNAVYYGFLPALTIVLSSLGGWLLGMRNMMVSTLSEDYILTAEAKGLSPRRIMLMYAARNAMLPSVSGFAISLGFVVSGSIVVETVFSYPGIGFTMLQAVNNNDYSLMQGLFLIITVAVLAANLVVDLLYGIIDPRTRARG from the coding sequence GTGCATCTGCTGCGTAAGCTCGGGTTCTACCTGGTGGCCCTGTGGGCCGCGGTGACCCTGAACTTCTTCATCCCCCGTCTGCTGCCGGGCAGCCCGGTGGACGCCGTGCTGGCCAAGCTCGCCCTCCGCGGCCCGGTCTCCCCGGGCACCCGGCGGTCGATCGAGATCATGCTGGGGGCCGACGACGACACGTCGCTGATCCAGGAGTACGTCGCCTACCTCGGCGGATTGTTCTCCGGCGACCTCGGGGTCTCGGTGACCTACTTCCCGACCCCTGTCACCGAGATCATCGCGCAGGCCCTGCCGTGGACGCTGATGCTGGTCGGGATGGCCACCATCCTCACCTTCATCCTGGGGATGGCGCTGGGCACCGTGGCCGGCTGGAAGCGTGGGAGCTGGCTGGACTCACTGATCCCCGCGACCACGATCCTGCAGGCGGTTCCCTATTTCTGGCTCGCGCTGCTGTTCATCTATGTGCTGTCGGTCAACCTCGACATCTTCCCGATCGCGGGCGGCTACGACGCCTCCCTGGTGCGGCCCGCTCTCGACTACCCGTTCCTGTCCAACGCCGTCTACTACGGCTTCCTGCCCGCGCTGACGATCGTGCTGTCCTCGCTCGGAGGCTGGCTGCTGGGAATGCGCAACATGATGGTCTCCACCCTCAGCGAGGACTACATCCTCACGGCCGAGGCGAAGGGGCTCAGCCCGCGCCGGATCATGCTCATGTACGCGGCGCGCAACGCGATGCTCCCCAGCGTGTCCGGGTTCGCGATCTCCCTGGGGTTCGTGGTCTCCGGCTCCATCGTCGTCGAGACGGTGTTCTCCTACCCCGGCATCGGCTTCACGATGCTCCAGGCGGTCAACAACAACGACTACTCGCTCATGCAGGGCCTGTTCCTGATCATCACCGTCGCCGTGCTCGCCGCGAACCTCGTGGTGGACCTGCTGTACGGCATCATCGACCCCCGCACCCGGGCGCGGGGCTGA
- a CDS encoding ABC transporter substrate-binding protein has protein sequence MHLKRRDLYKLAAVGAAPLALASCGQASNLETGGGGGGEEKPILTVNATEATLTRNLNPHSPSVIPFVQGSIYETLFYFNPLQPIDQEPQPQLGETFSWNEDGTALTVTVRQGVTWTDGEPFTAGDVAFTFTRISETEALNAGGTAPTAEASDDTTVVITYAEPSFTEGPNALGRTWILPEHLFTDVDDLATYPNEDPVGTGPFRLEDFSPESYLLAANEEYWEEGKPAIGGVRAITTSGNQSATDQWLAGNIDYMSAAIPSLKDHVESNPDLTYTNTGISQMALMAASNPELGCEGPQTDVAVRKALYYGMDREQLSKLAFFELGSDISPSFALPERDADFIDPSIEIAPWNARPDEATRVLEDAGYELGEDGVYAKDGVRVSMTVSCPTGWSDYVTALDTLAQQYTKIGIELIPQQVSVNEWNDSKAKGTFQLVIDSVGQGPAPDPYYPYRNHFSTENTVPVGENGNPYENVTRFSEPDVDAALDAASATDDPEAKKEQYFLIQQKLVEVMPAVPVLIGSSLTEYNTSRATGWPTEEDMYAYPMSWSAPDNAVVLKTVTPVQ, from the coding sequence ATGCACCTGAAGCGCCGTGACCTGTACAAACTCGCCGCCGTCGGAGCCGCGCCGCTGGCGCTGGCCTCCTGTGGGCAGGCGTCCAACCTGGAGACGGGCGGCGGTGGTGGGGGCGAGGAGAAGCCGATCCTCACCGTGAATGCGACAGAGGCCACGCTCACACGGAACCTCAATCCCCACTCGCCGTCCGTGATCCCCTTCGTGCAGGGGTCGATCTACGAGACGCTGTTCTACTTCAACCCGCTCCAGCCCATCGATCAGGAGCCGCAGCCGCAGCTGGGGGAGACCTTCTCGTGGAACGAGGACGGCACCGCCCTCACCGTCACCGTGCGCCAGGGCGTGACCTGGACCGACGGGGAGCCGTTCACCGCCGGCGACGTCGCCTTCACCTTCACCAGGATCAGCGAGACCGAGGCGCTGAACGCCGGGGGCACCGCGCCGACCGCCGAAGCGAGCGATGACACCACCGTCGTGATCACCTACGCCGAGCCCTCGTTCACCGAAGGCCCCAATGCCCTGGGCCGGACCTGGATCCTGCCCGAGCACCTCTTCACGGACGTCGACGACCTCGCGACCTATCCCAACGAGGATCCCGTCGGCACCGGGCCCTTCCGCCTGGAGGACTTCTCCCCGGAGTCCTACCTGCTGGCGGCGAACGAGGAGTACTGGGAGGAGGGAAAGCCCGCGATCGGGGGTGTCCGGGCGATCACCACCTCCGGCAACCAGTCCGCGACCGATCAGTGGCTCGCCGGGAACATCGATTACATGTCCGCCGCGATCCCGAGCCTGAAGGACCACGTCGAGTCCAATCCCGACCTGACCTACACCAACACCGGGATCTCGCAGATGGCCCTGATGGCCGCCTCCAACCCGGAGCTGGGGTGCGAGGGCCCGCAGACCGACGTCGCCGTGCGCAAGGCGCTCTACTACGGGATGGACCGCGAGCAGCTGTCCAAGCTGGCGTTCTTCGAACTCGGCTCCGACATCTCCCCGTCGTTCGCCCTGCCCGAGCGCGATGCCGACTTCATCGATCCGTCGATCGAGATCGCGCCCTGGAACGCCCGGCCCGACGAGGCGACCAGGGTGCTCGAGGACGCGGGCTACGAGCTCGGCGAGGACGGCGTGTACGCCAAGGACGGAGTGCGGGTCTCGATGACGGTCTCGTGCCCCACCGGCTGGTCCGATTACGTCACCGCCCTGGACACCCTCGCCCAGCAGTACACGAAGATCGGCATCGAGCTGATCCCGCAGCAGGTCAGCGTCAACGAGTGGAACGACTCCAAGGCCAAGGGAACCTTCCAGCTGGTCATCGACTCCGTCGGCCAGGGGCCCGCCCCCGACCCGTACTACCCCTACCGCAATCACTTCTCGACCGAGAACACGGTGCCCGTGGGCGAGAACGGGAATCCGTACGAGAACGTCACCCGCTTCTCGGAACCCGACGTGGACGCGGCGCTGGACGCCGCCTCCGCGACCGACGACCCCGAGGCCAAGAAGGAGCAGTACTTCCTGATCCAGCAGAAGCTGGTCGAGGTGATGCCGGCCGTCCCCGTGCTCATCGGATCGAGCCTGACGGAGTACAACACCTCGCGCGCCACCGGCTGGCCGACCGAGGAGGACATGTACGCCTATCCGATGTCCTGGTCCGCGCCCGACAACGCCGTCGTCCTCAAGACGGTCACGCCCGTCCAGTGA